Proteins encoded together in one Cervus canadensis isolate Bull #8, Minnesota chromosome 7, ASM1932006v1, whole genome shotgun sequence window:
- the LOC122445155 gene encoding basic proline-rich protein-like — protein MQHQLQRRPAGFHREVPLEKAPPRRRPGSARSKTHRGGPVAATGQGRGLPGPCLPLFQVLQLTAGPGIPPEAPSCSRGLYGRTGPGAPKVGGTRPSPALSSVGAPGQAVFTPPGLTRPGTKLGMRRRPYRLEPRLPRPGQPRWPLGPVRSPPPGPGPARPGLRAPPPGLATTRGPDPGRESARPRGRRPHAYLSARGSSSGSCLGSRTAIAARPPGGAGYETASAAREELRPERAPPSRQSTPTYPSAPPSAVGSEPRPACQAPPLPVGPAHPAGLRVTGGGQGR, from the exons ATGCAACATCAACTCCAACGTCGGCCAGCTGGTTTCCATCGAGAGGTCCCCCTGGAGAAAGCCCCTCCGAGGCGGCGGCCGGGGTCGGCGCGGAGTAAGACCCACCGGGGCGGCCCAGTGGCAGCCACGGGGCAGGGCCGGGGTCTGCCTGGACCCTGTTTACCTTTGTTTCAGGTACTCCAGCTCACAGCCGGGCCCGGGATCCCGCCCGAGGCCCCGAGCTG TTCCCGAGGGCTGTACGGACGAACTGGCCCCGGAGCCCCGAAAGTGGGAGGGACCAGGCCGTCCCCCGCCCTCTCGTCTGTTGGCGCCCCGGGGCAGGCCGTTTTCACACCTCCCGGGCTGACAAGGCCCGGGACCAAGCTGGGCATGAGGCGGCGCCCGTACCGCCTCGAACCCCGACTTCCGCGGCCGGGCCAGCCCCGCTGGCCCCTCGGGCCAGTCCGgtccccgcccccaggccccggccccgcccgcccGGGCCTCCGCGCACCGCCCCCCGGCCTCGCCACAACCCGCGGGCCGGACCCGGGGCGCGAGAGCGCCCGGCCGCGCGGCCGGCGGCCACACGCCTACCTCAGCGCCCGCGGTTCCTCCTCCGGCTCCTGCCTTGGATCACGGACAGCGATAGCCGCCAGGCCTCCCGGCGGTGCGGGATATGAGACTGCGAGTGCGGCGCGTGAGGAGCTGAGGCCCGAGCGCGCCCCGCCCAGCCGCCAGTCCACCCCCACCTACCCCTCGGCCCCACCCTCTGCTGTGGGCTCGGAGCCCCGCcccgcctgccaggctccgcccCTCCCAGTGGGCCCCGCCCACCCTGCCGGCCTGAGAGTGACAGGGGGCGGTCAGGGGCGCTAG